The sequence below is a genomic window from Inediibacterium massiliense.
GTCACATCAACTTAAGTATATTCTATATAAATCTTATAAATCCTTTTATTTTTTAAAGATTTTTCCATTCATTTTTTGAAATTCATTTTTTGTTCTATGAAATAGAAAAGGTGCATATTATGTATCAAAGGCCTTAATAAAGGGGGGTTCACAATTGAAAGATTATATAGAAGAAAGAGCAATGGAAATAGCTGAATACATCATAAATGAAAAAGCTACTGTTCGCCAAACTGCTAAAGTCTTTGGTGTAAGTAAGAGTACTGTACATAAGGATGTTACCGAACGCCTTCCTAAGATAAACCCTCTAGTAGCACATCAAGTAAAAACTATATTGGATAAAAATAAAGCAGAAAGACATATACGAGGTGGTAAAGCAACTAGGATGAAATATAAAACAACTCATGAATAATTCAAGAAAATAAATAAAACAGGGATTTTCCCTGTTTTATTCTTTTTTGATTGGAAGGAATGGAGATGGATCTATAGTTTTTCCATCTACCAATATTTCAAAATGAAGATGGGGTTCTTCAGAACTTTCAAATAAAGCAGTTTTTCCTATTCCACTAATAACCTGTCCTTTTCTTACTAGATCTCCTACTTTTACCATTTCTGTAGTGCTTAAATTAGCATATCTAGTAATGACATCATCATCATGGGATATAGTAATCATAGTCCCTAGTTTTGGATCCTCTGTAATTTCTACAACTTTGCCTTTTAAAGCAGCTACAACTGGTGTATTTAGGGGGGCTATTAAGTCTATTCCATCATGAGTAGTGTATTGTTCTAATGTCTTTGAATATACAAGCTTTTCTGCTGCATAATCCATACCTTTTTTCCCTTTTACAGGAAGGGCTATGCTTTCTATTTTTTCTTCTTTGGACTCTTCTTTTACATCCTCTTTCACTATATTTTCTTTTACTGGTTTTGATTCTATAATTTGAGTCTGGTCTTTCTCAGCAGAAACTTGTTGTGGTTCATTCACACTTTCTATGACGCTAGCTGATTCCTTTTCATCTGTCTGCCAAAAATCGTCCATTTCTTCTGTCATAGATGGCTCTTTGACTTCCTCTTTAGGAACTTGATCTATATGTTCCTTTGTTACCCATGCAGATACAGTTCCTACAATACATACACATAGAAATAGAATAATATAAAAGCCTTCTTTACTCCATACTTTTTTTGTGAATTTTTTCATATTCTCACCTCCATCTAGTATTCTTGCCACCTAGATGGATTTCATACATCAGAAATACACATTTTTATTTGAGTTTTTCAATTTCTACTCCTACATAATAATGCTTTAATATATCTTCAAAAGAATATCCTTCTTTGGCCATTCCATTAGCTCCCCACTGACTCATACCTACTCCATGACCATACCCTACTGTAGTAAATTTCACTTGATCTCCTTGGATATCCATTTTAAAATTTGCTGAGCGGAGGCCAAATAATTCTCTAATTTCTCTAC
It includes:
- the spoIIID gene encoding sporulation transcriptional regulator SpoIIID; protein product: MKDYIEERAMEIAEYIINEKATVRQTAKVFGVSKSTVHKDVTERLPKINPLVAHQVKTILDKNKAERHIRGGKATRMKYKTTHE
- a CDS encoding M23 family metallopeptidase, with the translated sequence MKKFTKKVWSKEGFYIILFLCVCIVGTVSAWVTKEHIDQVPKEEVKEPSMTEEMDDFWQTDEKESASVIESVNEPQQVSAEKDQTQIIESKPVKENIVKEDVKEESKEEKIESIALPVKGKKGMDYAAEKLVYSKTLEQYTTHDGIDLIAPLNTPVVAALKGKVVEITEDPKLGTMITISHDDDVITRYANLSTTEMVKVGDLVRKGQVISGIGKTALFESSEEPHLHFEILVDGKTIDPSPFLPIKKE